The following DNA comes from Paenibacillus crassostreae.
TGAAATAATATTACCTTAAAACAAATTTAGTGATGTTATAACAAGGGTCCTTGATCAAGAAGGAGCTTTAAAGCTTCTATGCAGGCTGCACTTTGTGGCAACAATTGCGAAATCATTCGTTTTGCTTGCACGGGTTTCAATTGCTCGAGTAGGGGACTTAGATCTCTTACTTCTTTCTCTAACTGAAGCATATGAAGTTCTAAGTTGGTCAACTTGTCTGAAACTTGTGTTTCTTCTATGATCATATTCCATTTGTTTAACTTCTCTTTAATTTCCTCTAAAGTATATTTCTCTTTCTTTAACTCATTAATACGCATCAGCCGTTCAGAGGTTTCATAACTATATAGGCGATAATTTTTCTGAGTTCGGCTTTCTGGAGTAATCAATCCCAATTTGGTATAGTAATCGATTGTTCTTTCACTTATACCAACCACCTTTGCTAATTCTCCAATACGGTATAAATGGATGTCTCTGATATGAATCACCTCGCAATTACTTATTCAAATATTTTACCTGATATTGAACCATACAGTCAAACGTTTGACACAGTTACTTAATTGAATGTTAGATAATATAACATAAAGTTTGTGTTATTATGATTTTTTTCAAAAAATCCCTTGTCAAATATGTTGAAGTTTGCTTATAATGACATTATGAATCGGAGTCAATGTTATATAATATGACACAAGAGGGAGCTGGGCGGTATGAAAAAGAGATGGCTAGGTGTTTTGTTGGGAATGTCAGCATTGTTAGCTTTTCCAATGAGTGCTTTTGCAGATGATGGTGCAACTAATTTGGAACTACAGGCTGGAATTAATTCAGTATTCGTTTATCTAGCTGTAATCCTAGTATTCTTCATGCAAGCTGGATTTGTTCTTTTGGAAGCAGGATCGGTTCGTATGAAGAATGCCGGTCACGTTGCTGGGAAAACAGTATTGACTTTAGGGATTTCAATCGTAGTTTTCTGGGCTGTTGGATTTGGTCTAGGATTTGGTAACGGGAATGGAATTATTGGTCAAACGGGTTTCTTCTTAAGTGGTGATGAGATGGCAGGATCATTTGATTCTTTATCAGGCTCCGATGTGCCACTGACGGTGAAGTTCTTATTCCAATTATCGTTTGCAGCTATTTCATTAGCTATTGCAGCAGGTGGTATGGCTGAACGTGCTAAACTGAGTGTTTACATTATATTCGGAGCATTGTTTATGATTGTAATTTACCCCGTTGTTGCTCACTGGGTATGGGGCGGTGGTTGGCTTGCTCAACTAGGTATGCAAGATTATGCGGGTTCGACAGTAGTTCACTTAACAGGTGCAACAGCAGCGTTAGTAGCGACATTCTTATTAAAACCTCGTTTAGGTAAATATAATAAAGATGGTAAGCCGAATGTTATACCAGGTCACAACCAGGTATACACTGTACTGGGTGTCATTATTCTCTTGATCGGATGGTTTGGATTTAATCCAGGGAGTACTTTATCAGGGGTTGATGGTTTCTTCGGATATGTATCATTAACAACGAACATTGCAGCAGCTGCAGGAGCAATCGCAGCACTTGCAATCTCCTGGATGGTATTTGGTAAAGGAGATATTCCGAGCATGCTGAATGGTGTGCTTGCTGCGTTGGTTGCTATAACTGGTTCTTGTGCTTTTGTTGAACCATGGGCTGCACTTGTTATAGGTGCTGTTGCTGGTACAATTGCTTTCTTAGCGGGACAATGGTTAGAACGTGCAGGATTAGATGATCCAATCTATGCCGTATCTGTACACGGTATTGCAGGTGTATGGGGTGCGGTGTCAACTGGGCTATTCGCTACACCGGAACTAGTAGAGAAGACGGGAGTGGGCCAAGCGGGATTATTCTATGGTGGTGGTTTACATCAATTGGGAGTTCAAGTTCTAGGTGTCGTTGGTTCCTTCGCTTTTGTTCTAGTAATATCATTCATTATTCTTGGAGCGATGAAAGCTATTATGGGACTTCGTGTTACGGAAGAAGAAGAAATGATGGGATTAGATATTAGTGAACACGGTACTTATGGATATCCAGAGCAAATGAAATTGCTAACGGATGCTGAAGCAAAATCCGGGTCTAGGACTCCTCCTATAAACTAAATGGATCTATATCCTGATATAAAAGATGGTTCCCATAATGCTCGAATGGGAGGGGCGAAAGGTATGGAACCGGTGAGTACAAAGGAATTCAATTTGGACTTATCAGTAATAAAAGATGCTATTTCGTGGGAGATATTAAGACAAAGACGTATTGAATTTCAGAACGATTTTCAGCAACTAAGGGCAACTCTTCCTATCTCCGAGTGGATGGATTTAGTGAACCAAATGCATGATTTAATTACTACACGAGCCTTGGAACTCTGTGAACAAGATATGGTTGAGGCCGGCTATGGTCAGCCTCCCGTTTCATATTCTTTTATCGTATTTGGAAGTGCAGGACGCATGGAATCGACGATGTGGAGTGATCAAGATAACGGTCTTATCATCAGTGATGAACTCCATAATAACAAAGATGAATTTTTTGAGAAATTTGCTATTGCTCTATGCGATAAACTTGCCTATTTAGGTTATGAGAAATGTTTAGGTAAAGTGATGTGTTCAGAATCCATGTGGCGTAAGACACTCCAGGATTGGAAGAAGACATTAATGGAATGGCGGAGTGATTTAAGCTGGGAGCCTGTTCGTTATTTGATCATAGCTTCTGATGTAAGACATGTTGCGGGAGATTCTAGATTAACGGTTGAATTTAAAGAGATGCTACATCAAGGTTTTCAAGAAGTTCCTGAGTTGCAATACGCTATATTGCGAAATACGGTTAGACACAAGGCAACATTAAATTTATTAGGGCAAGTTGTGACTGAACGATTTGGTGAGCATGCAGGCGGGTTCGATATCAAATATGGTGTCTATATTCCATTAGTGAATTTTGTGAGATTTATGTCTTTGCAGCTTGGTGTTAAAGAAACATCGACATATAGAAGGTTAGATAAGCTGATATCTTTAGATTCTGGGAATATTCTGCTTGAGAATTGCCAAAAAGCTTTCGATACAGCTATTTACATGAGGGTAAGTACGCCTTATGAGGAATTAGATGGGTTATTTATTAGCAGCAACTATATGTCAGAAGAAGAACTTACGAGTAAACCGCTAATGCATGAACTTCGTGAAAGCTTAGGTGTTGTTAGAAGAATACACAGGGCATTACAGCGAATGTTGCGTTTTGCGGAAAGGAGAAAGGCATGAAAGAGCCGGTAAGGGGAAACAACGGGTTTTGGAGCAATTTTCGGCAGGGTGGAATGCCGTCTGCAATAGCCTCCGTGATGGGAGCCCCTACCGCTCAACATATGGCATTTATTCGTGCACTTATGAAAGAACAACGGCGTCCTGAAGTTCTGTTCATACCATTAACAAAGCTTGAGACGGTTGTGTTCGACCTTGAGACAACAGGGTTCTCTTGTCAGCATGGGGATGAAATTTTATCCTTCGGTGCTGTAAGAATGGTAGGGGATGAGATTATTGAGGGAGAAACGTTCTATTCATTAGTGAACTGCCGAAAGCCAGTTCCACAACATATTACAAAATTAACAGGGATCACTCAGGAGATGGCAGATGCTGCTCCTACGCTTATGAATGGTTTGCATGACTTTATGTCTTTTGTTGGGGGAAGGGTGCTAATTGCTCATGCTAGCGCTCACGACAAGGCATTCTTGAATGCAGCCTTATGGAAGACGTCAAAGACACATCTTAGTCATCGTGTTATTGATACAATGATGATTGCACGCTGGCTCGATCCTGCAATCGGTAATTACGATCTTGATGGACTATTATTCGATCGTAATATACCTATCATTGGTAGGCATCATGCCTTAGAGGATGCGTTAATGACTGCTGAGTTGTGGAAATCCTATCTTGTTGATATTTCTAAGAGAAGGGTTGAGACGTTAGGTGACCTTTATGCTTACTTGAGTCGATCATAATAAATTACATTCATTAGAAAAGGGGGCAGCGGGTTGTCGTTACGTTACGAATGGTAGGCTCGCCCTTCATTCGTATGGCTACCCGCTGTAGTAGTATCCCACAGGCTTGTTCTAAATAATGAAGATGTTATGCGCTGTAGTTTCACGAGAGGACAGTTGCATGTAGTCACATTTCTTCATTCATGATGAACGGCTTGGTAGTTCCTATTTACCCCGCTCTCTTCTTTTGGCTTCTACGTTTACGTAGAAGTCCTTTTTTTTTTATTATTCAATTGTAAGTTATTTAATAAAGAGGGTAGAATAGTACATAATGACGTAAAGAAAAGGAATCGAAACATCATGAAGAAAAAAATAACGATATGGATTGGGATATTGATACTCGTTACTTTAGCTATTTTTCAGAATTCAGATGCTGGAGTACAAACTGTTTTTAAGATGGATAAGCCACTCCCGACAGAGTCTGGACCTGAAGCAGGATTACTAGCACCAGCCTTCTCAACAACAGGATTGGATGGTAATTTATACAATGTAGGTGGAGAACAAGAGAAAGCAATTATAGTGAATTTCTGGGCTTCGTGGTGTGATCCCTGTAAGATAGAGGCTCCAGATTTAGTTAGAATAGCTGATACTTACCAGAATGAACTTTCTATTTATGGTGTGAATGTAACCAAGTTCGACAATAAGAAGAATGCTATGAAATTTGTCGAGAACTACCATTTGACGTTCCCAGTCATGCTAGACATAGATGGAACCATATTTGATCAGTATAGAGGAGCTGCTTTTCCAACGAATGTATTGATCGACAAGCAAGGTGTTATACGGGAAATTATTCTCGGAGCGATTTCTGCGGAGGAATTGGAGAAGAAAGTGAAAAAGTTAATAAAATCATAGTGGTATACAATAAAACCTCGGTGCCCTTTATGGACATCGAGGTTTTTGACTGTGATCTCTAATGATTAACAAGACCATGCTGACTTTCAATATTTGAATGTTTATCATTCTGATTAATCTGACCAAGAAGTGCATAACGTATACTATCAACTAATGCTTCCCAACTAGCTTCAATCACATTTCCTGATACTCCAACTGTATTCCATGTATTGCTTACATTTTTAGATTCAATAAGAACGCGTACTTTAGCAGCAGTAGCATCTTTCTCATCAAGAACACGGACCTTATAATCAGACAAATGCATTTCTTGTAGCGATGGAAAGGATTGAACAAGAGCTTTTCGTAAAGCGTTATCGAGTGCGTTGACAGGTCCATTTCCTTCAGCCGCCGTATATACGCTCTGACCATCAATGTTTACTTTGACAAATGCTTCAGACACTACAGGTTGACCTGCGCTTTTCTCAACAAGCATTTTGAAAGATTCGAAGGTGAAAAGTTCGGAAATTTGTCCGTTAGCTTCACGAAGTAAGAGCTCCAATGAAGCGTCTGCAGCTTCAAATTGATATCCTTGATGTTCTAAGTCTTTTATCTTATCAATCACCTTACTGGAATTTTCGTTGCTAGGATCAAATTCTAGACCCATTTCCTTGGCTTTAGACAATATATTACTCTGACCAGCTAATTCAGAAACGAGGATCCGTTGTTTATTCCCAATTAATTCTGGTGAGATATGTTCGTACGTACGAGAATCTCTAAGGATGGCAGAGACGTGAATGCCTCCTTTATGAGCGAATGCCGCACCACCAACATATGGCTGGTTCACAGGCATGTGTACGTTAGCGATTTCACTTATAAAACGAGCAGTATTGGATAGTTGTTTCAATGAATCTGCTTGAATGCAGTCATATCCCATTTTTAGTTGTAAGGTTGGAATAATCGAGCAAAGATTTGCATTTCCGCAACGTTCTCCATATCCATTTATCGTTCCTTGAATTTGTCTCGCACCCGCTTGGATAGCACTTAGCGAGTTAGCCACAGCAAGTTCGCAGTCATTATGGGTATGAATACTGAGGTTCGCCTGTGGTAAGTTAGAAACAACTGTGGACACGATATCATAAACTTCATGTGGAAGTGTTCCACCGTTCGTATCGCACATGGTGATCCAGTCTGCTCCAGCTTCTGCTGCTTTTGTGATAACAGAAAGTGCATATTCTGGATTATTCTTATAACCATCGAAGAAATGCTCGGCATCGAAGATAACCTCAAGCCCGTTCTGTTTTAAATATAATATAGAGTCGTAAATCATGGCTAAATTCTCTTCCAATGTTGTCTGAAGTGCCGTATGCACATGGAAATCCCATGACTTACCTACTAAGGTTGCAGCTTGTGCGCCTGATTCCAGAATGCACTGTAGATTGCGGTCTTGTGACGCTTCCGTATTTTTACGTCGTGTACTTCCGAATGCCGTGATTTTTGCACGTAGTCCCAATTCTTGAACTCTTTTGAAAAATTCAATATCTTTGCTATTGCTTCCTGGAATGCCACCTTCAATATAATGAACACCGAGATCATCAAGTTTTTTGGCAATTTTTAATTTATCATCCGCAGATAAACTGACTCCCTCTCCTTGGGTGCCATCTCGTAGGGTTGTATCGAATATAGAAATAGATGCAGACATGGTAGCCCTCCTTGGGAAGTCTGTATTAACATTTTTATAGTTCATTATTATAGCACTTCTACACTGGAATGTAACAAAGAAATACATATTTTTAATAAAAAGCAGATCTTAGTTTCAGGGTATGCTAAGATTATTGTTATTTATATGAAAGAATAAGGGGAATTAATGTGAGGGAAATCGATGAATATTATCCAGCCCATGGCAGGGTTATACTTCATGTCGATATGAATGCATTCTACTGCTCAGTACATGAAGCGGAAGATCCTGATCAATACCGTGGTAAACCAACTGCTGTAGCGGGTAGTGTGGAGCTTCGTAAGGGAATTATTGTGACTTGTTCCTATGCTGCAAGACGAATAGGAATATCAACCGGAATGTCAGTACATCAGGCGCTCAAGAAGTGTCCACACTTAATCGTTATATCTCCGGATTTCAATTTATATCGCCGCTATTCTAATGCTTTTATGAAGATAGCTTATGAATATACACCTTGTATGGAAGCCACCTCGATCGACGAGTGTTACTTAGATATTACAGGATCTAAGCAATTTGGTACACCACAAGAGATTGCCTCAATCATTCAGAAGAGAGTTTATGAAGAACTCCATCTTCCATGCTCTATAGGGATTGCACCAAATAAGCTACTTGCGAAGATGGCTTCAGATATGAAAAAACCTAATGGTTTAACGATACTTCGTATTCGTGATGTTCCAAAGGTTTTGTGGGATAAGCCCTGTGGTGAATTATTCGGTATTGGTGGAAGAACGGCAGACAAATTACGTAAACTTAACATCCATACGATTGGGCAATTAGCCAAGACTGATGAGAATTTATTGATGCAGAACTTTGGTGTGCTCGGGAGTTGGATGAAAAGGGCAGCTAATGGTATTGATCATTCTCCAGTGTTGGAAGAGCAAGAACAGAGTAAATCGATTGGCCATACAACGACACTTCCTATGGATATATGCTTGAAAGAGGACATTCATCGTGTACTTCTTAACCTAAGTGATCAGGTAGCACGTAGGCTTCGACGGAAGCAGTTGGTTGCGGGAGCCGTACAAATTACAATTCGTACACCCGATATGAAGACGATTACTCGGACACATACACTGGATTCATCAACAGATATTACTGAAGATATTTATGAGGAAGCTTGTTCATTATATAGAGAACACTGGAGTTGGGATAAGCCAGTTCGCTTGTTAGGTGTAACACTCCAACATCTAATATCAAAAGAAGATTCTGCGATTCAATTGGATCTTTTTGATTATGAGAAGCAACCCAAGAAAGAATCTTTAACGAAGGCGATGGATTTGATGCGTAATAAGTATGGTGAGAATGCGATTTTGACTGCGGGGATGTTAGGTAATGATCCCTCAACATTAATTAGAAACCACAAAATAAGAGGAACATCATTACAGATGGATTTTAGAGAAAAAGGTGAATAATCTTTGTCATAAGGTTGATTCCAATTGGTAATTATATTTGAAATGAATTGAAAATTCATTTTTAATAGTTTAATATTATGAATGATGATTCTTGGAATAGGACTGTAATGAATGGATATACAGGAGGAAGAGAAAAATGGCTAAATATACATGGGTTGAAAAAGATACATGCATAGCATGTGGTGCGTGTGGTGCAACAGCACCAGATATTTATGATTATGATGATGAAGGACTAGCTGAAGTGATCTATGGTGAAGATGGTAATCATGGTGTAACTGTGATTCCTGAAGATTTATATGATGATCTAGATGACGCATGCGATGGTTGCCCAACAGATTCAATCAAGATCGCTGATGAACCGTTTAATAAAGAAGGTTAATATAACTTTCAGATTAGACTGAAATCATAATATAGACATTTCTCATGAAATTGTAATTCGTGAGAGATGTCTATTTTTTTATCCGTTCTGCCGATATAAATATTATCAAGTCATCATTTTGGAGGTGTATGGTGAAAAACTCGATATTCCTCAAAAAATATGTAGAGCAGCATCCAGAGAATAAGATGGGATGGTATTTACTCGGTAAGGAATATGAAAAGAACGGTGAGGAAGGTAAAGCTAATTATTGTTTTAATCAATCTAGTGACGTATATGAAGCTTTCGAACATAGTAGGGTGCCAGATGATGTATGGAAAGAATACCAAGATAGATTATTTCATCAGTCACGCAATAGAGAACGACGTACATATAAAATACGATTGTTGTTATTAACATTGATGTTCTTATTTCTAATCTTAGCACCACTGGAAGCTCCTGGAGTTACGGTTGCATCCATTCCTGCTGAGAAACAGACCTTAACCAATGATACGGAGAAGAATCAGGCTGACAATGTGACTGAAGTCAAAGTGAAAGATACCGCTTCTATCAACATTCCTACATTTACAGCTCAACATCGTGGTTCATCTCAAGAAACAGCCCGAAATCTAGCATTATTGTTGGATTATTCGAGCGCATTACCGATTAAGATGGCTGTTCTGGGTATGGAGCGTAAAGATAAATGGTTGATATGGAAACAAAATATGCCCCTTACATACACACTAGATAAAATGGCGAATGCACAAATAGTTTTTCAATCCTATGATCCCATGGCTTGTGATTGCACACCACCTGATGCTACAGATCTTAAGGCATCTGCATTAGAATGGGTTAAGAAACAAGAGCAATTGGTGGCATTATCAGGCGCAATACGTTTCTTTGTGCAAGAAAATGGGCGACTCCCAGCAAGGTTAGAAGAACTATCACAGCCATTTCCAAATAATGTGATATCAGGATCGACGGAAGTGATGGAGCAATATTTTGATACAATTAAAGCAAGGTATACTTCATCAACAACACTTGCTGGGAACACAGTTACACTACCTAACAAGGAAGACAGCGGATCGACTACTAATGACAATACCAGTTCTAACGTAGGCGATGATGTTTTTTTTGAACAGCCTCTCGAGATTATTGTTGATAAAGCGAACCATCGATTAGCGGTAGTTAGTGGAAACATCTTGTTGCGAAATTATGAGGTAGGACTAGGGGGTGGCAAGACTCCAGAGGAGGACTTCGTGATCTCTGAAAAAGTTGTTAATCCCAACGGAAGTTCTAATGGTGAATTTGGAAGTCGAGGAATGCAACTATCTACTAGCAATTATGCTATTCACGGAACGGATGAGCCCAATAGCATTGGTCTTGACGAGTCGAATGGATGTATACGTATGACGCAAGAGGATGTAGAAGAGTTATTTGATCTAGTTCCTATGGGGACGAAGGTATCAATAGTCAAAGGGGTCCTACCTGATGAGTTGCTTGTTCCAACGGAACGATATAAATCTCGGCATAGACAGGATCAGACGAACCCCCTTAAAACTTACCATTGGCTGAATTAAATGTTAAGAATGAGTAACACGGTCAAAGCTATAATGACTAGAAATATGCTGATTCCAACCCACAATAGTGCTTTTTTATTGACTTCTTGCTTCGTGTGGTGAATTGCTGGCGGTTTGCGTTTGGTTGTCATATAGATGAACCCTCTTTCCATGAGTATCACTAACTATTCTAATTGTAATGGCTTTTTTGATAAATAGCTATAACTTGGTTATTGATAGAATGGAGAGGATTGATGGGCTGAATCCACTTTCTTTTTGAACTGTAAAAGGCTAAACTATAAGTATAGAGAATACTGTGGATGGAGATGAAGATAAACCTGTGTTATATAGAAATGTGGTAAAACCAATATTTTTTAAATTAGATCCAGAGAAGGCGCATCATCTAGTTATTGGAGGATTACATACTGCTGGCTCCATCCCGGGTGCATCTCATGTATTACGTAGCATATGGGGTGTGAAGGAGTCTTCAGATCTAACCGTTGACTTGTTCGGATTACATTTCCATACACCTGTGGGTCTTGCTGCAGGATTAGATAAGAATGCAGTAGCCGTAAAGGGTTTCTCATCTATAGGATTTGGATTTATGGAAGTAGGAACTGTGACACCGAAGGGACAACCCGGGAATGATCAGCCTCGTCTTTTTAGACTTCCTTCAGATGAAGCACTTGTGAATCGGATGGGGTTTAATAATGATGGAACAGAAGCTATGGCTCGGAGATTTTCCAACCATCCAAAACGACAAATTCCAGTTGCTATTAACATTGGAAAGAATAAAGTAACCCCGAATGAAGAGGCCTATAAAGACTATCAGGAATGTATTCGTTTACTATATCCTCATGGTGATTTTTTCGTCGTGAACATCAGTTCACCGAATACACCAGACTTACGTAATCTGCAATATGGAAGTGAATTATCTTCTCTACTTGCCCATATCATGGATGAAATGAAGGAACAAGCACGTAAACATAACACTAATAAACATATATTGGTCAAAATCGCTCCCGATGTGAGTGATGCTGAACTTGAATCGATGGTTGATGTCCTTCAGTCAAGTGGAGTATCAGGTGTCATTGCGACGAATACAACTTTGTCTCGCGAAGGCTTGAATCATTCCAATGCTAAGGAAAGTGGAGGACTGAGTGGTAAACCATTAACGCAACGATCTACAGATATCATATCTAGAATATATAAACAGAGTCATGGTCAATTACCGATCATTGGTTCTGGTGGGATTTTTACTGGTAAGGACGCTTATGAGAAGATTCGAGCAGGTGCAAGCCTGGTTGAAATATATACAGCACTTATTTACGAAGGGCCAGATGTGAATCGTAAGATCCACGCAGAGTTGAGGAAGTGCCTACGACAAGATGGATTCCGTCATATATCAGAAGCGGTAGGTGCTGATCATCACTGAGGGTGAAAGACTGGAGGTTAAATTATACATGGGAATGGATAATAGAGATTGGGGAATGTTCTTGCTCCCATATGAACAAACGGTTGAGGAATTAAAGGTTAAATTCAAAACGATGCGTGCTGAATTAAAGAAACGTGAAGAATATGCGCCCATTGAATTTGTTACAGGTCGGGTCAAGAAAATATCGAGTATTCTCAATAAAGCTAAACGGTTAGATGTGCCGATGGATAAGCTGGAGACGGGGATCGAGGATATTGCTGGAATTCGAATCATGTGTCAATTCGTAGAGGATATTCGACGGGTAGCGGAATACATTCGTAACCGTAAAGATCTGAAAGTAGTGTATGAGAAGGATTATATTACGAATTATAAAGAAAGTGGATATCGGAGTTTCCATATGATTGTGGAATATCCGGTGCAAACCGCTCTTGGACAAATAGTAGTTCTTGCCGAAATCCAAATACGTACATTAGCTATGAACTTCTGGGCGACGATTGAACATTCACTAAGTTATAAATACCCTGAAAGCTTACCAGATAATATTCGCAAGCGTTTGAAGAAGGCAGGGGAAGCGGCATCCACTTTGGATAATGAGATGTCGAGTATTCGTGAAGATATTTTGGAGGCTCAGAAACAGTTTGAAGATGACTCCAATGTAACTACACGAGTGCTCTCCTTGATTCATCAATTGTACTTTTATCATTTGGTGAATGAAGCGATAACGTTCCAAGAGCGATTTAATGATATTTGGCAAAGACAGGAAATGGATGAGATGAAGTTGCTTCTGGATGAGGTGAAACGACTTATCGCTTTGACAAAAAAAGGTGAGAATACGGATGAAATATGAGGAACTCTACGTTGCCTATCTCATCTATTTCAATCGAGATCAAGATTATTTCGAATGTCATGAAGTATTAGAAGAGCTATGGCTTCGTAACAATCACGATCCTTTATATAAGGGATTGTTACAGGTTGCTGTCGGACTCTATCATTTCCGCAATCACAATCTTATTGGTGGTCGAAAGATGTTGCACAGCGCAGCAGATCAATTGGAGCAATATCCATCACTTTCATTGGGAATTGATCTAGGATTGCTAGTACCACAAGTTCGTCAATATGCTAAGCAAATAGAGCGATATGATGAACAACCGTTTTCTTACTATGATCTGTCCATTGTTATTACTGATTCAGAACTTCAACAAGAAGTTGACATGGCGCAAGCAACACTTAAGCCTAATATTCCGCAACGGCGTGGACCACAACGTCCGGATAGCAATAAGATACATGTTAGCGAATGAAGACGAATAGGTGTAGGATTCAAGATAGTCTTCTCTATGAGGCAACCCACTGTTATGACATAAGTGGGTTGCTTCAAACATATTAAGGATGAGCATAGTGAGTGGAGGAAGATAGATATGAGTGGTGGAGTACGCAAGACCCAAAGAATTGATAAAATTCTAGCACATCTTGGTCATGGATCTAGAAGTGAAATTAAGAGAATGGTCAAACAACGATGTATTACAGTAAATGGCATAGTGCTGAAAGATAGCGGATTACATGTCGATCCATTCAACGATCATATCGAAGTGAATGGAGAGCGGATTGTCTATAAGGAATTTATTTATCTGATGTTGCATAAGCCTCAAGGTGTTGTATCTGCTACGGAAGATAAGCGTGAAGCAACGGTACTGGATCTGTTAGACACTGAGGATGTCGTGTTTGAGCCCTTCCCTGTGGGAAGATTGGATAAAGACACAGAAGGATTACTCCTTTTAACGAATGATGGGAAGTTTGCACATAATCTGTTGTCACCGCGTAAACATGTTCCAAAGACATATGAAGCAAGGGTAGATGGGGATGTTGGCGAGGAAGATATTGCTAAATTTGCGGCAGGAGTCACCTTGGATGATGGGTATGAGACATTGCCTGGTGAACTACATGTGCTTAGTCAAGAACAAGATGGAGATACAATCATATCTATAATTTCTTTAACGATACATGAAGGCAAATTTCATCAAGTGAAGCGAATGTTTGAAGCAGTAGGTAAGAAAGTAATATATCTCAAGCGTGTTCAAATGGGACAGGTAATATTGGATCCCAATCTTGAAATTGGAACATATCGCGAATTGACTTCAGAGGAATTATCCTTGTTAGGCAAGGAAGAATAATAGATAAAGAGATAGAAAGGGATGGATGGATAATGAAATACAAACTGATTGCACTAGATGTAGATGGTACGCTATTGAATGATGACCACGAGATAAGTCAACAGACGAAGGAGACTATAAAAGCAGTGGCTGAGACAGGTGCAGAGATTATCCTTTGTACAGGTCGGGGGCCGTTAAATTCGATTCCTTTCATGGAGGAGATGGGCTTGAGCGGATATGTGATCAGCCATAATGGGGCAGCAACCGCTAAGGTAGATACAAAGGAGATCGTCCATCATTTCGCTATGGAACCTATATCGTTAACACCCTTCATGCAATATTGTCGTGAAAAAGGTATTCACTTTGATATCAATACTCCATATGACATGTA
Coding sequences within:
- a CDS encoding MerR family transcriptional regulator, which gives rise to MHLYRIGELAKVVGISERTIDYYTKLGLITPESRTQKNYRLYSYETSERLMRINELKKEKYTLEEIKEKLNKWNMIIEETQVSDKLTNLELHMLQLEKEVRDLSPLLEQLKPVQAKRMISQLLPQSAACIEALKLLLDQGPLL
- a CDS encoding ammonium transporter codes for the protein MKKRWLGVLLGMSALLAFPMSAFADDGATNLELQAGINSVFVYLAVILVFFMQAGFVLLEAGSVRMKNAGHVAGKTVLTLGISIVVFWAVGFGLGFGNGNGIIGQTGFFLSGDEMAGSFDSLSGSDVPLTVKFLFQLSFAAISLAIAAGGMAERAKLSVYIIFGALFMIVIYPVVAHWVWGGGWLAQLGMQDYAGSTVVHLTGATAALVATFLLKPRLGKYNKDGKPNVIPGHNQVYTVLGVIILLIGWFGFNPGSTLSGVDGFFGYVSLTTNIAAAAGAIAALAISWMVFGKGDIPSMLNGVLAALVAITGSCAFVEPWAALVIGAVAGTIAFLAGQWLERAGLDDPIYAVSVHGIAGVWGAVSTGLFATPELVEKTGVGQAGLFYGGGLHQLGVQVLGVVGSFAFVLVISFIILGAMKAIMGLRVTEEEEMMGLDISEHGTYGYPEQMKLLTDAEAKSGSRTPPIN
- a CDS encoding DUF294 nucleotidyltransferase-like domain-containing protein produces the protein MEPVSTKEFNLDLSVIKDAISWEILRQRRIEFQNDFQQLRATLPISEWMDLVNQMHDLITTRALELCEQDMVEAGYGQPPVSYSFIVFGSAGRMESTMWSDQDNGLIISDELHNNKDEFFEKFAIALCDKLAYLGYEKCLGKVMCSESMWRKTLQDWKKTLMEWRSDLSWEPVRYLIIASDVRHVAGDSRLTVEFKEMLHQGFQEVPELQYAILRNTVRHKATLNLLGQVVTERFGEHAGGFDIKYGVYIPLVNFVRFMSLQLGVKETSTYRRLDKLISLDSGNILLENCQKAFDTAIYMRVSTPYEELDGLFISSNYMSEEELTSKPLMHELRESLGVVRRIHRALQRMLRFAERRKA
- a CDS encoding exonuclease domain-containing protein encodes the protein MKEPVRGNNGFWSNFRQGGMPSAIASVMGAPTAQHMAFIRALMKEQRRPEVLFIPLTKLETVVFDLETTGFSCQHGDEILSFGAVRMVGDEIIEGETFYSLVNCRKPVPQHITKLTGITQEMADAAPTLMNGLHDFMSFVGGRVLIAHASAHDKAFLNAALWKTSKTHLSHRVIDTMMIARWLDPAIGNYDLDGLLFDRNIPIIGRHHALEDALMTAELWKSYLVDISKRRVETLGDLYAYLSRS
- a CDS encoding TlpA family protein disulfide reductase: MKKKITIWIGILILVTLAIFQNSDAGVQTVFKMDKPLPTESGPEAGLLAPAFSTTGLDGNLYNVGGEQEKAIIVNFWASWCDPCKIEAPDLVRIADTYQNELSIYGVNVTKFDNKKNAMKFVENYHLTFPVMLDIDGTIFDQYRGAAFPTNVLIDKQGVIREIILGAISAEELEKKVKKLIKS